Within Kineothrix sp. MB12-C1, the genomic segment TCTTTTCCGAACTTTAAGGAAACCTCTTCGGTCAGCGCTATATTTTCCGGCTTGGAATAATTTAATGCAGCTTTCCTGCATCCAACATATAAAAGCTTCTTAATATCTTCCATCCGGTGTACATTTCCGGCACCAGTTACAGGAAGTTCTGTTTTTACACATATTTCTTTAATGATATCAAGAGCCTCTTCGTGTTCAGCATCCCCTTTTGACATGTCGAAAATCAAAAGTTCATCCGCATTATTATCTTCATAAAAACAAGCCAGCTTTACCGGATTAGTATCAATAATCGTAACATCGGAAAGATTCTTAACTGCATTTCCTTTATAAAGATAGATACAGGGAACTAATTTTTTATAATCGCCATTCATGTATATGCTCCTTTTTTACAAACTGCCCTTTGTACTTAGCACATCTGTAATTCTTTCGTCTCTCATCACCGCTTCATCCAAAGCCTTACCGAAAGCTTTAAACATAGCTTCTATCATATGATGGTTATTTATTCCTGACAACATTTTCAAATGAAGATTCATACCGGCTGAATAAGAAATTGCATAAAAGAATTCTTTTACCAATTCGGTATCAAGTCCACCCACTCGTTCTGTCGTAAATGTACAGCCAAAGTCAAAATAGGGCCGACCGCATAGGTCAATAGAACATAAAGTAAGCGCCTCGTCCATGGGGAGGATAGAGGAACCATAGCGCTTAATCCCCACTTTATCACCTAGAGCTTCCTTAATAGCCTGCCCTAAGACGATCCCGGTATCTTCTACCGTATGATGACCATCCACCTCTAAATCACCCTTTACTTTTACCTTTAAATCAAAAAAGCCGTGCTTGGAAAATCCCTCCAGCATATGATTGAAAAAGCCGATTCCTGTATCGATTTCGCTCTTTCCCGTGCCGTCCAGATTAAGAGTCATGGAAATGTCGGTTTCCTTTGTTTTTCGTTCTAATGTCGTATTCCTTGCCATAAAACCACCATACCTTTCTATAATACCCTTTTAAGTCATGACTCTTCAAATCTTACTTTAATTGAATTCGCATGTGCCGTCAGCCCTTCGCTCTTTGCAAATAATTCGATATCCCTATGTACCTTAAAAAGGGCTTCTCTCGAATAAGAGATAATACTCGTCTTTTTCATAAAGTCATCCACATTCAAAGGGGAGAAAAACTTCGCAGTACCATTGGTAGGCAATATGTGATTAGGACCTGCATAATAGTCTCCCAGCGGTTCGGAAGAATATTCGCCGAGGAATATCGCACCTGCATTTTTAATCTTAGTCATAATCTCATAAGGATTAGCTGTTAATATCTCTAAATGCTCCGATGCAATTTCATTGGCAGCTTCGACAGCTTCCTCCATTGTATCAGCTATAAGAATATAGCCATAGTTATTCAACGACTTTTGAATGATTTCTGAACGCGACAACTCTTTTGTTAATCGCTCGGCCTGAAGAGATACCTCTTTTGCCAGCCCTTCACTCGTAGTAATTAAAATAGCACTTGCCATTTCGTCGTGTTCCGCCTGAGATAGAAGATCCGAAGCCACGTAGAGGGGATTGGCTGTCTCATCAGCCAGTACAAGAATCTCGCTTGGTCCGGCGATGGAGTCGATACTTACGTAACCGAAGCATGCCTTTTTAGCAAGAGCTACATAAATATTTCCCGGTCCGGTAATTTTATCAACCTTAGGAATGCTCTGAGTGCCGAAAGCCATAGCCGCAATCGCTTGTGCACCTCCTATTTTATAAACCTCATTCACTCCCGCTATATCTGCGGCAACTAAGGTGCCTGCATAAATCTTCCCTTTTTTGTCGGGAGGCGTGGTCATAATAATTCTCTCCACACCGGCTACTTTGGCAGGAATTACATTCATCAGAACGCTGGAAGGATAGGCGGCAGTACCACCTGGCACATAGACACCTGACAGACCGATAGGTGTAACCTTCTGCCCTAATATCGTGCCATCCTCTTTCGTATCGATCCAGCTATTGTGGAGCTGCTTTTCATGAAAGCTCTTTATATTGTCAGCGGCCTTTTTCATCACTTCGATAAGAGCCGGATCCACTTGCTTATAAGCCTCTTCGATTTCTGCTTTCGTTACTCTTACCGTCGATGCATCTATATGACATTGATCGAACTTCTCGGTATACTCGAAGATAGCTTCATCCCTTCGCTCCCGGACATTTGCAATAATATCAGCAACAATAGCCTCGAACTGACCGTAATTATTCGGACTTCTCTTTAATAATGTATTTAATAGATCTGTTTTAGATTCTGAGGTTAGCTTAATTATCTTCATTTACAGTCTTATTCCTTTCCGGTACAGTTTCAATTCTGTTCTTATTTCGATGCATCTGCCAGCGCAATGCGCGTACGTAAATCATGAATCAGCTTCTTGATACGTTCCGTTTCCATCTGCATACTCACCTGATTAACAATCATCCTTGCAGAAAGGGGACAGATTTCTTCCAGTACTTCAAGGCCATTCTCATTTAAGGTAGAACCGGTCTCGACAATATCTACGATAACATCCGATAGCTTCACGATAGGGCCGAGTTCTACAGATCCATTCAGCTTAATAATGTCTACCGTCTGATGTTTTTTGTTATAAAAGTAGTCTTTCGCAATATTAGGATATTTGCTCGCTACACGAATCATTTCATGATGTTTCAAAAGCTCCTTTGCGCTGGCAGGTCCGCATACGCACATTCTGCACTTGCCAAAACCGAGGTCCAATACTTCATAGACCCGTCTGTTTTCCTCCATAATGGTGTCTTTTCCAACCACTCCTATATCAGCAGCGCCATATTCCACGTAAGTAGGTACATCGGGCCCCTTGGAAAGAAAAAAACGAAGTTTTAGTTCCTCATTAACAAAAACAAGCTTTCTTGAGCTTTTGTCTTTCATTTCCTCACAAGTGATTCCAATTTCTTCTAAAAGCTCCAATGTTTTATTTGCAAGCCTTCCTTTTCCCAAAGCGAAGGTCAGATATCTTTCTTCTTTACTCATACCCCGCCTCCTCGTCTTTCTTCGGACTAAGAACTACCTTTTTCCCTTCCCTACGCAGCTTCTTTGCCCTTTCCAAGTCTTCCTTATAACTCGCTTGCGTATATGTTATGACCATCGCTGCGTCCGGAATCTTAACTTCTATATGTTGCCTGCTAAGAGCGGCCATCAAATCATCGATAACAATTACAAATCCGATGGCTGGTGCATTCTTCCCGAAACGGGATAAAAGAGTATCATATCTTCCTCCTGTTACAATCGCATCACCCACACCATAAGTATAGGCTTTGAAAATAACTCCCGTATAATAATGATATCGACTCAGCATTCCTAGGTCGAAAGAGACATATTTCTCAACGCCATAAGCACACAAAGCTTCATAAAGTTTCTCAAGTCGTTCAACCGCCTGAATCGCCCGTGAATTGCCGGTAAGTTCTTTGGCCTTAGAAAGAGCTTCTGTGGAGCCGAATAAATCGGTAACCGTTAACAACCTCTCCCGTAATATGGGATCGATATTTTTGCCGATTAAAAGTTCCTCCGCACCGAAATAATTTTTCCCTGATATGTATTCCCGAAGCTCACTCTCCGTCTCTTCATTAATCCCTGCTTCTATGCAAATCCCTTTGAAATATTCCACATTGCCGATGTTGAGCTGGAAATCCTGTATTCCGGTTTCTAATAAGGTCTCAATAATAAGGGCTGCCATCTCTGCATCCGCTTCCACACTCGCATCTCCAATGAGCTCCGCTCCCATTTGAGTCGCTTCCTTTAACTTACCTTGAAGATTAGTCGTATTCGTGAAGGTATTTCCCACATAACAGAAGCGAATCTGCACATTTTCATCCATAAAGTATTTCGAAGCGCATCTGGCCATAGAAGGCGTAAAATCCGGACGAAGTACGAGAGTCTCTCCTTCTTTATCATAAAATTTGTACAATTCCCTGGAAGGGGTCGTTCCTATTTCTTTTGAAAATACATCGAAAAATTCAAAGGTAGGTGTCTGTATATCTTCATATCCATAACTTCTTATCTTATCTAAAATCCATGTTTCTACGGTTAACTTTTTCGCATACTCGTTACCGTATATATCCCGGACGCCTTCCGGCGTATGTAGAAATTTCATATCCATAATACTAGAATCCCCTTCTTTTGCTTTATCAAGTTACAGTGATATCAAATTAGCACAACAAATTACACGTAGTATAACGCAAAAAAGGAATCTTGTCAAATAAGGAATTCTCTATCCTCTAAATCTTTCTGAAGGACATCCAAATAGGGAACAAAAACGCCATTTTTCTTCGGTATCACATATTCCGGATTCAGTTCCTCAAAGCGGAAGCTCTTCCGCCCTCCTCCAGTGGCCCTCTCCCAGAAGAAAGCCAGCATATCGTAAGTTAAATAGTAAAATAAATCTTTATGCGTGTAATAAATGATAAAAAAAGCGATACCTCTTTGCTTTTCGAATTGCTTCATGAATTCTACCTGATGTTCATGTATATTCTGAAGGGCAAAGGTATCAGTTCCGCATTCTTTCGCATCAAAGCATACCGGTATTCCTTGTACAGCCCCGATATAATCGACGGTACTTTTCTGCTCGAAGTAAGCTAAGGTGATATGCCTGCTTTGCTTATCGATAGTAATTGGAGTGATCGGTGTTGGCACCTTCTGAATAAGAGCCAGTCCGCTTTCCAAATATCTTTCATTTGTTAGGTTAATAAGATCCTCTAAGGTAGAACCCCGAAGACCTCTCGAATTCCAAGTTCCCATTTTCTTTCCTATTCCAGCCTTTTATAAGTCATCTTCTATTAAATGAAAAATCGGGGGTTCTTCTGCAATCAGCTTTTTTTCACTAATTGCTTCGAATTCTCCGGTAAGTACCGGGAATTCCAAACGGTGAGCATGAAGAAGCTGGCTTTCCACTTTATACTTTTTCTTATAGTTATCGTTGAACTTGCGGTCTCCATACTTATAGTCGCCCAGAAGAGGATGGCCGATGGAAGCAAGGTGTGCTCTAATCTGATGGGTCTTGCCCGTAATCAGTTCTACTTCCAACAACGTTTTATCTCCTATAACCTTCAAAGGTTCATATTTCGTCTTAATAAAGGAAGATTCTGCTCCATTCGGCCGCTTTGTAACGACTACCTTATTTTTCTTCTCATCTTTTGTCAGATAGCCCTCAATCAAGGTAGCATGTACAATCTTCCCCTTCACGTAAAGTCGGTAATATTTATGAAGGCTTCTATCCTTTAATAATTCACTCATTTTCTGACTGCCTGCAATTGTCTTTCCGCAGATGACCATACCACTCGTATTGCGGTCCAGGCGATTACAAACGGAAGGCCTGAACGTATGTAATTCTTCTTTTGTGATTTCTCCATGCATCAGCAGATATCCAATAAACCATTCATTGAGAGAAAGGTCTTCCGGATGTGCTTTCTGCGTCAATAACCCGGCAGGCTTATTCACAATTAAAACATGATGGTCTTCATAAATAACGGGAAGCTTTCCATATGCTTCATAAGCTTTTTTATAATCTTTATACTGTCGGTCTAAAGATTCCGGAATCTCCGACCCTTTCCCTTTCATCTTTTCCAAGGTTTCCTCTGAGAAAAAGAGACGAATTTCATCGCCGATTATCAGCTTCTCATTTCCGGAGGCTTTTTTACCATTAAGTACGATGTTCTTTTTGCGTAGCATTTTATAAAGAAAGCTATTCGGAGCTTCTTTCAAATATTTATGTAAATATTTATCTAGGCGCTGGCCTGCTTCATTTTCTTTTATAATTAAAAGTTGCATAATAATCATGCCTTTCTTATAGTCCAGGCTCGATGCCATTTATAGCGTAATCGACAGTAAGCAGCTCAGAATATCTTGTAATTTTTTCTCGGCATCCTCGTTTTTAATACCTTCCAGACTTTTTAAATTATCGAGACTTTCACAATACTTTTGTAGATTTGTATCAATTTTAACCGTTATATTTTTATAGCCGCTCTGTTTTAGCATACTTTCGATATGCCGGGCACAAGCCTTTTCGTCACAGGTAGCATCTTCCGAGAAGCCACAGATAATGGAATCCTTCACGACCATATGACTGACTTGATAATTCTTCTGATAGGAGGTGAAAAACAAATCGTAGAGATAGGTGAGGCCTTCTTCTTGTTTCTGAAGCCTCTGGTGTGCCTCATCCGAACAGCCTCTGGCCTTTAGAAACATTATCATAGAAACCGCACTTCTACTGGCAGGAAGAAGGCCGACCACTGCGGCAATTGTCCATATACTCTTCTTATCTCCCCCGTTAAGCCATAAGCCAATTCCAAAAATACCCAAGGATAACGCGAACATAAAAACAGTCCTTATAATAACCTTTATGCGTTGTGCCACTAAATAACCATATTCACCCTTTTTTACTCTACTGCCGATTTTCTTTCGTTCCATACTATCATTTCACTTTCTGTATTATTTCAATTACCAATCATTGTGTTTTATTTATATTATTTAATTATCCTAAGATTTTTTATGCCCGTTACTTTAATAAGTTCATAATTCCTAACAACCAGGAATGAGGTATCACTTTTGCCATAACATGGAAGGATTTGATAGGAAGGCTGCAGACGGATATCGCTTTCTTATCGTACGAATCTAAAAGGGCTTCTCTTACTACTCTCTCTACATCCACCATCGTCCATTTCTTAAGGCCAAGGGTGGAACCGGAACGTTCTGCAACATCGAAAAACTCTGTATCCACCGGCCCCGGACAAACTGCTGTTACCCATATATTCCGTCCGCGCAGTTCTTCCCTCAATGCCCTCGAAAAACTGAGTACATAAGATTTGCTGGCCGCATAAACAGCAAAATTCTTCTGCGGCAAGAAGCCTGCACTGGAAGCGATCTGGAGGATACGACTGTTCTTTTGCATATAAGGAATGCAGTAATAAGTCATTCTGGTCAATGCTTTACAATTCACATCCAACATATCCAGTTGCTCTTCAATACTAAGGGAGTCGAATGCTCCCATTAAGCCAAAGCCTGCACTGTTAACGAGCATACGAATCGTTACGTCCTCGATTTCAAGGATCTTGCCGAAAGCGCGCATATCATTTACATCGGTCACATCCATGGCAATTACCTTCGTCGGCATCTCAATGAGCTTAGCCAGCTCAGTCATACGTTCTTTCCGCCTTGCGATAAGCCAAATTTCATCCATCTTATGAAAAATCTTATCCATCTGCAAAGCAAATTCCAATCCCAGGCCAGAAGATGCACCGGTAATAATCGCTATATTTTTTCTTTTCATAAAATTCACCCTTTTCTATTTTTATTTCCCCGTTCACATTTTAGGGTCTTTCCTTTACTTTTTCTTATGAACATTTCGTATTGTTTTCTTCTTAAATGATGCAGATTTTGTATTTTTCGTTCTTCTATCTTTTACCGAACCATTCGGGGATGATGTCTTTTTACCTACTGAAGGCACGGCAGCTCTCGGACGGATTAAACATTTTTTATCGAATCCGATGAGATCTTCCCTGCCTGCACTGACTAGTGCTTCATATACGAGATCGTAGTTCTTAGGATTCCGATACTGTATCAGCGCTCTCTGCATCGCCTTTTCATGCGGGTTTCTGCAGACATATACATTTTTGCCATCCCGCGGATCGATTCCGGTATAATACATAACGGTAGATACGGTGGAAGGAGTAGGGTAAAAATCCTGCACCTGCTCCGGCATATAACCCAGGTCACGCAAATACTCCGCAAGCTCTATGGCCTCCTTTAACGTAGAACCGGGATGGGAGGACATCAGATAAGGAACGAGGAACTGTTTTTTATCCAACTGTTCATTTATCTTTTTATATTTTTTGATGAAACGCTCATAGACAGCATTTTCCGGCTTTCCCATTTTCGATAGAACAGCATCGGAAATATGCTCCGGTGCCACTTTAAGCTGACCGCTGACATGATGTTCCACCAGCTCCTTGAAAAAAGTATCGTCCGCATCTTCCATAAGATAGTCAAAACGAATGCCGGAACGTATAAATACCTTTTTCACCTTCGGAACCTCCCGCAATTTACGCATAAGCTTAAGGTAATCACTATGGTCAACGGTAAGATTCTTGCAAGGAGAAGGGAACAAACACTGTTTAGTCTTACACACTCCTTGTGTGAGCTGTTTTTCACAGGAGGGATGGCGAAAATTAGCGGTAGGTCCGCCCACATCATGTATATATCCTTTGAAATCTTTATCTTCTGTAATTAAATGTGCTTCCTGCAAAATGGATTCATGACTTCTCACCTGCATCGTCCTTCCCTGATGAAAGGTGAGGGCACAGAAATTACAGCCCCCAAAGCAGCCTCTGTTACTGATTAAGGAAAACTTAATCTCTGAGATAGCAGGAACTCCGCCCATTTCTTCATAAGAAGGATGGTAAGTCCTCTGATAAGGCAAGTGGTATACGTAATCCATCTCCTCTGTGGTCAAAGGCTTCGAAGGTGGATTCTGTACGACATAAACACCGTTCGGATAGGCTTCTATTAAATAATTTCCTGTGAAAGGATCGGTATTTTCATACTGTAGGGCGAAGCTATCCGCATACTTCTTGCTATCCTGCTTCATTTCTTCATAAGAAGGAAGTTCTATACTATCATAGATTCCGGATATATCCCTTGTTTTATACACAGTTCCCATAATAAAAGTAATATCTTTTACGCTAATACCGCTGTTTAGGGCATCTGCAATCTCTACGATGGAATGTTCTCCCATACCATAAGAAATTAAGTCCGCCTGTGAATCCAATAGAATGGAACGTTTGAAGCTGTCCGACCAATAATCATAGTGAGCAAGTCTGCGCAGACTCGCTTCAATTCCACCGATAATAATGGGTACTTCCTTGTAAGTTCTGCGTATTAGATTGCCATATACTACGGTTGCATTATCCGGTCTTTTATAAGCTTCTCCACCCGGAGTATAGGCGTCGCTTTGTCTTCTCTTTTTCGACACATAATAATGATTCACCATAGAGTCCATATTCCCGGATGCAACAAGAAATCCAAGACGAGGCTCCCCAAATACAGTGATACTTTTATCATCCTTCCAATCCGGCTGCGAAATAATTGCAACGCTATAGCCATTCGCTTCTAAGATCCTGCTAATTACTGCATGACCAAAAGAAGGATGGTCCACATAAGCATCTCCTATCACATAAACGAAGTCAGGTTGTTCCACACCCTGTTCTAATAATTCTTCCTTTGTTATCGGTAAAAATCCATTCACCCGTTCAATTCTCCTATCTTTGCAATTCATCCAAATCTCATTCTTTTGTTTGTGAAACTATTTCTTTATGTATACAACGGAGAAAATTCCATAAAGTCTTCGATATAATAATCGGCTAATTCCTTCTTTTTCTCCCTTTGTGTTCTGGAATATAAATCTTCTACAGCACATACCCTCATTCCGGCAGATTTTCCGGCCGTAATTCCGGCAACAATGTCCTCGAACACAAGACATCTGGAAGGCTCCACCTTAAGCCTATCCGCTACTGCCAAATAAATATCAGGGGAAGGCTTTCCGCGTTCCACCTCGCAAGAAGTCATGATACAGGAAAAGTATTTTGATATATCGTGTACCTTTATAACATTTTCTACCAATTCCCTGGAATTACTCGTTGCGATTCCTAATTTGATCTTATTTTTACGACAATATTTCAGAAAAAGGTTCACTCCATTTTTCAAAGGAACTTCATTGCTATATTTATCCCAAGCCATTCGATTCCAATCATCCTTTATTTTCTGAATGGGATCAGGAAGTTGAAAATGTTCCTTAAAAAAGTGAGCGGTCTCGCTAAAGCTCTTTCCTTCTATCTGCCCCTGTAACCCGGAAGGAAGATTCAGCCCAAACCTCCCAAGGTATTCAATATCTATCTGTTCCCAAATCCACATGGAATCTACCAAGGAACCGTCCAAATCAAAAATAACTGCATCAATATTATGTAACATTATCTTAAAAACCTTTCTCTCTTATCCAACTCAATATCATACCATAAATGAAAGGAATCCGCACGTTATACTTTATATAAATAGGAGAAACAAAACAAATGTTTTACAACGGAAAAACCGCCTGACTGCACAAACAATCAAGCGGTTTCTTGTTTTAATAACGTTCTATCCTATCATGAAAAAACCTACTGCCGCAATAATATAAACCGATATTAGCTTAAGGCCTTCCATCCAGTCGGTCCTTCCTGCCTTTACAATATGGTTTACAATAAATACGCTGGCTCCAAACAAGAAAATTTCTCCTGCTTTAAAAACAATGCTCATAGGCGTTTCCGATATGAAAAGACTCATAATAACCGAAATCGGAATGACGAATAGTACGATTTGTAAACTGGAGCCTACTGCAATTTCAATGGCGATATCCATTTTATTCTTAAGAGCCATAATAATTGCTGTGCTATGCTCCGCTGCATTTCCTACGATAGGTATCAGAATAATACCTATGAACATCTGGGAAATTCCGGCTGCTTCTGTCATCGGTTCGATACTTCCCACCAGAAATTCTGATTCGACAGCAATCAGGATAGTGGCTACTGCAAGAATGACGGTACTGGCAATAAGGCTCCACTGAGCCTCTTCTTCTTCGTCCTTTTCATCATATAGATCATTCTGGCTTTTGAAGGAATAAATAACACCGACAACATATGTGATGAGCATAATGATGCTTGTAATAATGCTAAAGGTCATATATTTTCCAACAATGACATCCTCTTGTATCTTCGCGGTAAATACGGCAGGCATAGCAAGAGCCACTACGGCAAATAAAAGCATGGTTGCCGTGGAGCGGCCTAATTTCGCATCGTATTTCAGCACCTTATGTTTCAAGCCTCCGGCTAGTATGCTACAGCCGAGTACTAATAAAATATTTCCAAGTACAGAACCTGCTAACGTAGCCTTTACCACATCAAACAGTCCTGCCCTGATGGCAAAGAAGCTAATGATAAGCTCCGTCGCATTTCCAAATGTGGCATTTAAGAAACCGCCCGCTTTCGGTCCCGTATAAACAGCGATAGATTCGGTAGCGCTCCCCAGGTATCCGGCTAACGGTATAATAGCGATACAGGCCAAAATAAACATGGTAGTTGCATTCCAATTCATAAAATATCCTACGAAGGAAAGGGGGACACTAATTAATAAAATTCTTAGATATTTCATACTCTTCAACCTCACTCTTACTAAATTATGTTAAATCTCTCTGCCTGAAAATTGGCTGTCCAATTACGTACTGTCAATTTGATGAATTATGATCCTAAAAGCAAACAAAATCAACCATAATCACCTATAAATTAGCAACTTCTTAACATATCTTTCTGCCTTATTCGACATTTTTCCTTCGGTTTTCCTCCTTCATATGTAAGATATGCATAGCAAAAGTAAGTGGAACGCAAACGCGGAGTGCTTTTATTCTATAGGATCAACACTTCTACAATTTAATGTAACAAGGTCTTTCTTATAGAATAAAAAAAGCAGAATGAATTAACATTCCGCTTCCCTTGCTTTTATTTGACTTCAAGTGGGTCAATGCCCGCAACCGCCTTCGCATTGATCACAACCCATACCGCATGATTTTCCGTTTTTCTTTGCCCGAACCATACTTCTCACGGCCAGAGCAACGATACCTAACACAACAACTGCAACAATAGCTGTTCCCATACTGCACCTCCTTTAGGATAATTGATTCCGGTAGATTTTCTATTACTCCACCATAATCTTAAGTGCCATATCCTTACCAATAGCAACTCTGGAATCTTTGATGTTAACAATCATATTGCCACCAATCTCCGACACAACCGTTACAATACCTCCAGTTACAAAGCCGAGATTCTCCAAAAAGCGCCTCGTCTCTTCCTTGCCGCCTATTTTACGAATTACGTTAGATTCTCCTGCTTTTACCATTGTTAAAGGCATCTTTATCCTCTGCTTTCCTGAGCATTCCATATCCTGTAGCTCATCTGAATTATTATATGATTTTGATAATTATTTTCATTTCATTTTATATGGTTAGTATATTCTAACTGACAATGGTTGTCAAGAATTTTATAGATAATTTGAACCAATAATTATAAATTGCTAGGGTAAAGTTTTTGTAGGATATTAATTGAATAAAAAGAGAACGCCTCTTTGTGTTATGATTTTAACGACTAAGAAAAAATCGGACACAAAGGAAGGTGCTCTCTATGATTAAAAGTATACAACAGTTTGAAGAAAATGGGGCAAAAAATTTAACAGGAGTTCTGGAAAAGTTTTTGAAAGATCCTCAACAACAAGCAGAGTTTATCTATGGAATTACAGATAGTGTAGTACAGTTAGGACTGGACATGATTGCGGAGACTTTTGAAAGTATGGATGAAGAACTGAGAAACAGCGGATACAGAAGGAGAAACTGGGTCATAAGCAGACGAGATGAAACATCCCTGATTACCAGCCTTGGAACTGTGAGATATTGCAAGACACTGTTTAAGAACAAGAAGACTGGAGCCTGTGAATATCTGCTAGATCGGATCATGGGATTAGAAAGCCATGTAAGGATGACAGAAGATGCACAGGCGCAGATGCTTGAGGAAGCGGTCGACAGTAGCTATCGCAAAGGAGGAATCAGAGCCAGTCTTTCCGAAAAAGTCAGCAAACAGACAGTAAAAAATAAGATACATGATCTGAAATTTCATACAAAACCAGAAAAAATAGAGAATAAAAAACAGGTTTCCTATCTTTATATTGATGCAGATGAAGATCATGTGTCATTGCAGTATCTCGAGAAAAAGGGAGATATCACGAAACCTCGAAGCAACACCAGTATGCCTAAAATAGCCTATGTATATGAAGGTGCGGAATCAGAAGCGCCTAAAAGCGAAAGGTTTAAGCTGATCAATCCGAAGTACTTTGGGGGCATATATGAGGGAAGCAAAGGAGTAGAACAGTTCTGGCGAGAGATTTATGAGTATATCAGCGCCACCTATGACATGGATGCCATAAAACAGATTTATATTAATGGAGATGGTGCAGCCTGGATAAAAAGCGGACGTAAATTTATAGCCGGATCAACCTTCGTACTGGATAAATTCCATATGCAGAAATATATCACAGCAGCAACTTCGCATTTAATGGATTCGTCAGAGGATGCAAGAAGTGAACTGTATGGTGCCATACACAAGAGAGCGAAATGGATGGCATCCGAGACCTTTGAAAAAATCCTGAATATAACAGAAAACGAAGCACAAAGGAAAAAGGTAGAAAGTAGTATGGCTTATATCCTAGGGCATTGGGATGGGATCATGCAGGGTTTGAGAAATAAAGAAACACAAGTGGGATGCAGTGCAGAAGGACATGTGAGCCATATCTACGCAGACAGGATGAGTTCCAGACCATTAGGGTGGAGTAAGCATGGAGTTCACCAAATGGCAAAGCTAAGGATTTATAAAGCAAACAAAGGAAATATGTTGGAGTTGGTGAGAATGCAAAAGCAGGAGTTGCCCATAGCAGTGGGTACAGAAGAAAGAATCTATTTAAGCAGCGAGATGTTTCGATTGGAAAGCAAGCGACTGACAGAGGAACAACGCTATGTAGAAAGGATAACTCATAGCATTCCCTTTCCAGAAGTGAAAAAGATAGCTTATTTTAAAAACCACATTTGGGGATTGTAAAAAGAATAGAAAGTAGGTATATTGTGAAAAGAGGTTAAATCTAAAACACATCAAGGGGATTCTCTACCCAATTAAATCCTACAGTAAATTTACGCTATCTTATAAATTGTTACATTTGCTGTTTTAGTTGGAATATGATATACTAAAAAC encodes:
- a CDS encoding SDR family NAD(P)-dependent oxidoreductase, whose protein sequence is MKRKNIAIITGASSGLGLEFALQMDKIFHKMDEIWLIARRKERMTELAKLIEMPTKVIAMDVTDVNDMRAFGKILEIEDVTIRMLVNSAGFGLMGAFDSLSIEEQLDMLDVNCKALTRMTYYCIPYMQKNSRILQIASSAGFLPQKNFAVYAASKSYVLSFSRALREELRGRNIWVTAVCPGPVDTEFFDVAERSGSTLGLKKWTMVDVERVVREALLDSYDKKAISVCSLPIKSFHVMAKVIPHSWLLGIMNLLK
- a CDS encoding YgiQ family radical SAM protein; this translates as MNCKDRRIERVNGFLPITKEELLEQGVEQPDFVYVIGDAYVDHPSFGHAVISRILEANGYSVAIISQPDWKDDKSITVFGEPRLGFLVASGNMDSMVNHYYVSKKRRQSDAYTPGGEAYKRPDNATVVYGNLIRRTYKEVPIIIGGIEASLRRLAHYDYWSDSFKRSILLDSQADLISYGMGEHSIVEIADALNSGISVKDITFIMGTVYKTRDISGIYDSIELPSYEEMKQDSKKYADSFALQYENTDPFTGNYLIEAYPNGVYVVQNPPSKPLTTEEMDYVYHLPYQRTYHPSYEEMGGVPAISEIKFSLISNRGCFGGCNFCALTFHQGRTMQVRSHESILQEAHLITEDKDFKGYIHDVGGPTANFRHPSCEKQLTQGVCKTKQCLFPSPCKNLTVDHSDYLKLMRKLREVPKVKKVFIRSGIRFDYLMEDADDTFFKELVEHHVSGQLKVAPEHISDAVLSKMGKPENAVYERFIKKYKKINEQLDKKQFLVPYLMSSHPGSTLKEAIELAEYLRDLGYMPEQVQDFYPTPSTVSTVMYYTGIDPRDGKNVYVCRNPHEKAMQRALIQYRNPKNYDLVYEALVSAGREDLIGFDKKCLIRPRAAVPSVGKKTSSPNGSVKDRRTKNTKSASFKKKTIRNVHKKK
- a CDS encoding HAD family hydrolase is translated as MLHNIDAVIFDLDGSLVDSMWIWEQIDIEYLGRFGLNLPSGLQGQIEGKSFSETAHFFKEHFQLPDPIQKIKDDWNRMAWDKYSNEVPLKNGVNLFLKYCRKNKIKLGIATSNSRELVENVIKVHDISKYFSCIMTSCEVERGKPSPDIYLAVADRLKVEPSRCLVFEDIVAGITAGKSAGMRVCAVEDLYSRTQREKKKELADYYIEDFMEFSPLYT
- the cax gene encoding calcium/proton exchanger, whose amino-acid sequence is MKYLRILLISVPLSFVGYFMNWNATTMFILACIAIIPLAGYLGSATESIAVYTGPKAGGFLNATFGNATELIISFFAIRAGLFDVVKATLAGSVLGNILLVLGCSILAGGLKHKVLKYDAKLGRSTATMLLFAVVALAMPAVFTAKIQEDVIVGKYMTFSIITSIIMLITYVVGVIYSFKSQNDLYDEKDEEEEAQWSLIASTVILAVATILIAVESEFLVGSIEPMTEAAGISQMFIGIILIPIVGNAAEHSTAIIMALKNKMDIAIEIAVGSSLQIVLFVIPISVIMSLFISETPMSIVFKAGEIFLFGASVFIVNHIVKAGRTDWMEGLKLISVYIIAAVGFFMIG
- a CDS encoding FeoB-associated Cys-rich membrane protein, encoding MGTAIVAVVVLGIVALAVRSMVRAKKNGKSCGMGCDQCEGGCGH
- a CDS encoding FeoA family protein yields the protein MPLTMVKAGESNVIRKIGGKEETRRFLENLGFVTGGIVTVVSEIGGNMIVNIKDSRVAIGKDMALKIMVE